In Gemmatimonadota bacterium, the following are encoded in one genomic region:
- a CDS encoding MFS transporter has product MSPSLPFLTRHTRSNTSSGPDLAWLAGLSASLFLILLSSSSYVASLPFIREAWGLNNTQSGVIFSSYLAGYAISSLLLVPFTDRFNPIRILFFGVVLTASSGLLFPILAEGLWTACLLRFAYGVGHVCVYITGIRLASDRFAGLSRATAVSVFVGSGYAGTTVSYVFMGILLDWLDGWEPAFLSTTLPGLASVVIVAILASGRSARSPHEESRHGNRGWLSLAPLRDRRLMLVIMAYALHTAELFVARLWLPLLLVAALMMTGYDSDAAASRAATLAGFMFMTGIFSVLLGGWLSDRFGRIRTATLIFAVSAICSFLAGWLVGLPIAWLIALGFLYGFFTAADSAIYSMAVTELAPRNLVGSAQAVQSFIGFVVGTGAPVVAGSILDLSGAPSAWILVFSFNGVLAVAGIACLLWLRRVPASIVTSRFTA; this is encoded by the coding sequence ATTTCACCTAGTCTTCCATTCCTAACTCGACACACCCGGTCCAACACATCCTCCGGACCGGACTTAGCCTGGCTCGCAGGACTTAGCGCCTCTCTGTTCCTCATCCTGCTGTCCTCCTCGAGCTACGTCGCTTCCCTTCCTTTCATTCGCGAAGCGTGGGGTCTGAACAATACCCAGTCGGGCGTGATCTTCTCTTCGTACCTGGCCGGCTATGCCATTTCGTCTCTGCTCCTTGTACCCTTCACCGATCGGTTCAATCCAATTCGGATCCTGTTTTTTGGCGTTGTATTAACGGCGAGCAGCGGGTTGCTGTTTCCCATACTTGCGGAGGGGTTATGGACCGCCTGTCTGCTGCGATTCGCCTACGGAGTCGGTCATGTATGTGTCTACATCACCGGGATCCGCCTAGCGTCGGACCGATTTGCCGGCCTTAGCCGGGCTACGGCCGTCAGCGTCTTCGTGGGATCAGGTTACGCCGGTACGACGGTTTCATACGTTTTCATGGGCATCTTGCTGGACTGGTTGGACGGATGGGAGCCAGCATTTCTATCGACCACGCTTCCCGGTCTGGCAAGCGTTGTAATTGTTGCGATTCTTGCTTCCGGACGAAGTGCTCGGTCCCCACATGAGGAGAGTCGCCATGGGAATCGGGGCTGGCTGTCCCTGGCGCCGCTGCGAGACCGCCGGTTGATGCTGGTGATCATGGCCTACGCGCTGCACACGGCCGAACTCTTCGTGGCCCGCCTGTGGTTGCCTCTGCTGCTCGTCGCCGCACTCATGATGACGGGTTACGATTCGGACGCCGCTGCTTCGCGCGCCGCCACCCTGGCAGGCTTCATGTTCATGACCGGCATCTTCAGCGTGCTTTTGGGCGGATGGTTGTCGGACCGGTTCGGAAGAATCCGGACGGCGACGTTGATCTTTGCGGTCAGCGCCATCTGTTCGTTTCTCGCCGGTTGGCTCGTCGGACTTCCGATTGCGTGGCTCATTGCGCTGGGATTCCTTTATGGATTCTTCACGGCGGCCGATTCCGCCATCTACTCGATGGCTGTCACGGAACTCGCCCCGAGGAACCTGGTCGGATCCGCGCAGGCCGTGCAGTCCTTCATCGGGTTTGTCGTGGGAACCGGCGCACCGGTTGTGGCTGGATCGATTCTCGACCTTTCCGGCGCGCCGTCGGCGTGGATCCTGGTATTCAGTTTCAACGGCGTACTGGCCGTGGCGGGCATAGCGTGCCTGTTGTGGCTCCGGCGCGTACCTGCTTCGATCGTCACTTCCCGATTCACCGCGTAG
- a CDS encoding DUF1697 domain-containing protein: MTKRKDPDETYLALLRGINVGGKNIIKMADLRNCFEAEGFRDVATYIQSGNVIFRTPSTGLRTLTKRIEEMLAVAFDYEANVVMRSRKQMRGVVSDAPAGFGQRPETYRYDVIFLKAPLTATAAMEGVPTRPGVDEAWAGSGVLYFSRRIDQASRSYLSRLASMPVYQRVTVRNWNSTTRLLELMERD, encoded by the coding sequence ATGACTAAACGCAAGGACCCCGACGAAACCTACCTTGCCTTGCTGCGCGGAATCAATGTCGGCGGGAAGAACATCATCAAGATGGCAGATCTCCGGAATTGTTTCGAGGCCGAAGGATTCCGCGATGTCGCCACGTATATCCAGAGCGGAAACGTGATCTTCCGCACGCCTTCCACCGGGCTCAGGACCTTGACTAAGCGAATCGAGGAGATGTTGGCTGTGGCGTTTGACTACGAAGCAAATGTCGTGATGCGCTCTCGAAAGCAGATGCGGGGAGTGGTTTCCGATGCGCCGGCTGGTTTTGGACAACGGCCGGAGACGTACAGATACGACGTGATCTTCCTGAAGGCACCACTTACGGCAACAGCCGCCATGGAGGGCGTCCCCACCAGGCCCGGCGTGGATGAAGCCTGGGCGGGCAGCGGTGTGCTCTACTTCTCCAGACGGATCGACCAGGCCTCGCGAAGCTATCTCAGCCGGCTTGCGTCGATGCCCGTGTACCAGCGCGTGACCGTCCGCAACTGGAACTCCACGACCCGGTTGCTCGAACTCATGGAAAGAGACTGA
- a CDS encoding amidohydrolase: MRFPGIRSSVPGELSRHLMIYDGHAYCFPAPDEIGGFDDRAEFHRHLQLFMAQARQQPVWRRGDRALADASGLYDPDWPWRFEGLREADFRTGKHGLAEWTLDGEDYVKQALPPWTEDFSFSSEYLVAEMDYAGVDRALLHRTPYMGLDDDYIAECCRRHPERIQGLAQIPEWWIPDRTGEAIAKLERAIGVHGLSGLQFAPFHRPLYDLSAEWTGPDFDPFWTAVARLEIPVFFTLGAVGSPSAYMEELRSLRAWMDRFPDVDVIVTHGFPWRMFAEGDRINVPDEVYAAAPSDHPRFHIQILFAVFLQSRWDYPMPQMRPVLEEMVERFGADRILWGTDIPIVLLHWTYRQSLDYVRRYCPFLDECEMEAILGGNMERIMEVGRFAG, from the coding sequence ATGCGTTTTCCAGGGATTCGAAGCTCCGTTCCCGGTGAACTTTCGAGGCATTTAATGATCTACGACGGACACGCCTATTGTTTTCCTGCTCCGGACGAAATCGGTGGTTTCGACGATCGGGCCGAATTCCATCGCCACCTGCAACTGTTCATGGCCCAGGCCCGGCAGCAGCCCGTCTGGCGGCGTGGCGACCGCGCGCTTGCCGACGCTTCGGGGCTCTACGACCCCGATTGGCCCTGGCGCTTCGAAGGCCTGCGGGAAGCAGACTTCCGCACCGGAAAACACGGACTGGCCGAATGGACACTAGACGGCGAAGATTACGTCAAGCAGGCCCTGCCGCCGTGGACGGAGGACTTCTCCTTCTCTTCGGAGTATCTGGTAGCGGAGATGGACTACGCCGGCGTCGACCGGGCCCTCCTGCACCGCACGCCCTACATGGGGCTCGACGACGATTACATCGCGGAATGCTGCCGCCGCCACCCCGAGCGGATCCAGGGACTGGCCCAGATACCCGAGTGGTGGATACCCGACAGGACCGGCGAAGCCATTGCGAAACTGGAACGGGCAATCGGTGTTCACGGTCTATCGGGCCTTCAGTTCGCGCCATTCCACCGGCCGCTTTACGACCTCTCCGCTGAATGGACCGGGCCCGATTTCGACCCGTTCTGGACAGCGGTGGCCAGGTTGGAAATACCGGTGTTTTTCACCCTCGGTGCGGTCGGGTCGCCTTCCGCATACATGGAAGAGTTACGTTCGTTGCGTGCATGGATGGACCGGTTCCCCGACGTCGACGTGATCGTGACGCACGGATTCCCCTGGCGGATGTTTGCCGAAGGCGACCGGATCAACGTCCCCGATGAAGTGTACGCCGCGGCGCCATCGGACCACCCCCGCTTTCACATCCAGATCCTCTTCGCCGTGTTCCTGCAGTCGCGCTGGGACTACCCCATGCCCCAGATGCGGCCCGTCCTGGAAGAGATGGTCGAACGCTTCGGCGCCGACCGCATCCTGTGGGGAACGGACATCCCCATCGTGCTGCTGCACTGGACCTATCGCCAGAGCCTGGACTATGTGAGGCGCTACTGCCCGTTTCTGGACGAGTGCGAGATGGAGGCGATCCTCGGTGGCAATATGGAGCGGATCATGGAGGTGGGCAGGTTTGCCGGGTAA
- a CDS encoding phytanoyl-CoA dioxygenase family protein → MLRMVRDRPGQIGCERIRNMTNHPTDAERFLFDTNGYLVLEDFLPPALVDSLNAALERTIVRRRDPGFHRTHEPAFADKLDSANTRVMHLLAEDPLFLDMLDYDPMMEYIHGLFNEMPHLHSTDAIYEIEPEEHHGKGWHTDGIQDGFRDFRPHIPLLQFKVGYYLSDMTEPGQANLTLVPGSHKSLVEPDSKNGMPGAVQVCGRPGTAVLFHNGVWHSAGPFTRRGGKRVILYYGYEHPWMLACAEQWRYDRGFLNSLTPRHRRFFHGFVFDPPEYRWG, encoded by the coding sequence ATGTTAAGGATGGTGAGAGATCGACCAGGGCAGATAGGATGTGAAAGGATCCGGAATATGACCAACCACCCCACGGACGCCGAACGCTTCCTCTTCGACACGAACGGTTACCTGGTGCTGGAGGATTTCCTACCACCAGCACTGGTGGATTCGCTCAACGCCGCGCTGGAACGGACGATAGTGCGGCGCCGCGACCCCGGGTTCCATCGTACTCACGAACCAGCCTTCGCCGACAAACTGGATTCGGCCAACACGCGGGTCATGCACCTGCTGGCCGAAGACCCGCTCTTTCTGGACATGCTCGACTACGATCCGATGATGGAATACATCCACGGTCTGTTCAACGAGATGCCCCATCTGCACTCGACCGACGCCATCTACGAGATCGAACCCGAAGAGCATCACGGAAAGGGCTGGCATACGGACGGGATACAGGACGGGTTTCGCGACTTCCGGCCGCATATACCGCTATTGCAGTTCAAGGTGGGGTATTACCTGAGTGACATGACTGAACCCGGCCAGGCCAACCTGACCCTGGTACCGGGCAGCCACAAGTCCCTTGTCGAACCGGATTCGAAGAACGGCATGCCCGGCGCCGTACAGGTCTGCGGGCGGCCCGGCACGGCCGTGCTCTTCCACAACGGGGTGTGGCACTCGGCCGGTCCGTTCACGCGCCGCGGCGGCAAGCGGGTGATCCTCTACTACGGCTACGAACACCCCTGGATGCTGGCGTGCGCGGAGCAGTGGCGTTACGACAGGGGTTTCCTGAACAGCCTCACACCCCGGCACCGGCGCTTCTTCCACGGTTTCGTATTCGATCCGCCGGAGTACCGCTGGGGTTGA
- a CDS encoding Gfo/Idh/MocA family oxidoreductase, with translation MQPYRVAILGCRGRGTAAGRAYHQHPRTEVVALCDLVPERLATLGDELGVAARYDDLDRMIEAEAPDIVAIPTGTEFHYPLAMRVLEHGVHIDIEKPICTTLAEADAVLAKAAEKGVQVAVHHQGRSGGALQAVKAAIAEGRIGDLRYVQGSGKGYYGGYGLMNIATHSLNAMLGVAGPVRSVQAVVLTDGRPITPEDVVPSPSGMGYIAGEHVTAALAFEHGISGVLLQHRFPVMDSTAYMIEIYGTEGRLYWKSDAPWFLSTPHYAPGQTEWQPLAPIVPEHYDPAGPASVEDYQFADEYVKALDEGRAHECSGDAGRHVLEILMGIFESGARGRRVDLPQAERNHPLLRWREEHGLDPPGPMPRPYAEWLAAEDSRLGLNAS, from the coding sequence ATGCAACCGTACCGAGTTGCTATTTTGGGCTGCCGAGGCCGGGGCACGGCCGCGGGCCGCGCGTACCATCAGCATCCCCGCACCGAGGTTGTGGCACTGTGCGACCTCGTGCCCGAGCGGCTGGCGACCCTCGGCGACGAACTGGGGGTTGCGGCTCGTTACGACGATCTCGACCGCATGATCGAGGCCGAGGCGCCGGACATTGTCGCCATTCCCACGGGCACCGAGTTCCACTATCCCCTGGCTATGCGCGTGCTGGAGCACGGCGTCCACATCGACATCGAAAAACCGATCTGCACGACCCTGGCCGAGGCCGACGCGGTGTTGGCCAAGGCCGCGGAAAAAGGGGTGCAGGTGGCCGTACATCACCAGGGGCGCAGCGGCGGCGCGCTTCAAGCGGTCAAAGCGGCGATTGCCGAGGGCCGGATCGGCGACTTGCGCTATGTCCAGGGCAGCGGCAAGGGCTACTACGGCGGCTACGGCCTGATGAATATCGCCACGCACTCGCTCAATGCGATGCTTGGTGTGGCTGGACCCGTTCGGAGCGTGCAAGCCGTGGTCTTGACCGATGGCCGTCCGATCACGCCCGAGGACGTGGTGCCGTCGCCGAGTGGCATGGGCTATATCGCCGGTGAGCATGTGACCGCGGCCCTTGCCTTCGAACACGGGATTTCGGGTGTCCTCTTGCAGCACCGCTTCCCCGTGATGGATTCAACAGCCTATATGATCGAGATCTACGGCACCGAGGGCCGGCTCTACTGGAAAAGCGACGCTCCGTGGTTTCTGTCCACGCCGCACTATGCCCCCGGCCAGACTGAGTGGCAGCCTCTCGCCCCCATCGTACCGGAGCACTACGATCCGGCGGGACCGGCTTCCGTGGAGGATTATCAGTTCGCCGATGAGTACGTGAAGGCGCTCGACGAGGGCCGTGCTCACGAGTGCTCGGGTGACGCCGGCCGCCACGTGCTGGAGATATTGATGGGTATTTTCGAGTCGGGCGCGCGCGGTCGGCGCGTGGATCTGCCACAAGCGGAACGCAATCACCCGCTCCTGCGCTGGCGCGAGGAGCACGGTCTGGACCCGCCCGGCCCGATGCCGCGCCCCTATGCGGAATGGCTCGCCGCGGAAGACAGCCGTTTGGGCCTGAATGCGAGCTAG